The following proteins come from a genomic window of Rutidosis leptorrhynchoides isolate AG116_Rl617_1_P2 chromosome 10, CSIRO_AGI_Rlap_v1, whole genome shotgun sequence:
- the LOC139873183 gene encoding DNA topoisomerase 3-alpha-like encodes MAAGGGGRAIKVLNVAEKPSVAKTVSGILSRNQGLRMREGRSRYNKIFEFNYTIQGQQCQMMFTSVTGHLMEIEFDGRYRKWHSCDPVDLFQAPIQKHVPEDKVDIKRTLEEEARKCQWLVLWLDCDREGENIAFEVVEVCSSVNSHLNIWRARFSSLIDREIHQAVQQLVRPNQLFSDAVDVRQEIDLRIGASFTRFQTMLLKDAFVFNFSTDGRNLVLSYGPCQFPTLGFVVERYWEILAHEPEEFWKIQCSHTTDEGTANFNWMRGHLFDYTCAVLLYEMCVQEPIATVTKVRQQERLKYPPHPLNTIELEKRASRYFRMSSEQTMKIAEDLYQSGFISYPRTETDSFSTRTDLCILVQEQQGHPVWGPYAQRLLDPSSGLWRNPSSGGHDDKAHPPIHPTKFSPGESGWSEDHRKLYELVVRHYLACVSQPAVGAETTVEIDIAGEMFSALGRTILAKNYLEVYRFESWGGSLIPSYTFGQQFTPTSMTLDSGVTRPPPLLSESDLLDRMDKAGIGTDATMHDHIKKLTDRFYATKEASHFKPTNLGEALVMGYDDMGYELWKPYLRSMMEEDMKAVSVGNKRKDDVLATCLQQMKACFLDARSNKVKLFQALEIFFDRTNRTGGDELHNFGQLVRRCDACHDSDMVLRKRPDGKFMIGCAAFVQCRNVIWLPGSISEAVVTPTVCSTCTPGPTFKIQFTFRRLEIPPNFNVNHLGCVGGCDDVMIELMSGSGYRNFSSAPARGRGTTVPSRSTTPNNQSDATCSFCHQTGHASSDCYSLTSQNRSARSQRSQRVNSENGDSPIPCPNCGSTCLLKTANTESNRGRKFYSCQTQGCKFFVCWEDSVPATRGGGHYSNNGSSSSTTTSRRGGRGGGRGGGRGGANGSDVRFVSATGDPVSGRSCFICGDPSHFANVCPNRGVRN; translated from the exons ATGGCGGCAGGTGGCGGAGGGAGAGCAATCAAGGTACTAAACGTTGCAGAGAAGCCATCAGTAGCAAAAACAGTATCAGGAATACTATCACGAAACCAGGGTTTAAGAATGCGAGAAGGAAGATCACGTTACAATAAAATATTCGAATTCAATTACACGATTCAAGGTCAACAATGTCAAATGATGTTTACATCTGTCACCGGACATTTAATGGAGATCGAATTCGATGGCCGGTATCGAAAGTGGCACTCGTGTGATCCAGTTGATCTGTTTCAAGCGCCAATTCAAAAACATGTACCAGAG GACAAGGTAGATATCAAAAGGACCTTAGAGGAGGAAGCTCGAAAATGCCAATGGCTTGTTTTGTGGCTCGATTGTGATCGAGAAGGAGAGAACATTGCATTTGAAGTTGTGGAAGTTTGTTCAAGTGTGAATTCTCATCTCAATATTTGGAGGGCTCGTTTCTCTTCTTTAATTGATCG GGAAATTCATCAAGCTGTGCAACAGCTTGTGCGGCCTAATCAATTATTTTCTGATGCTGTAGATGTTAGGCAA GAAATAGATCTTCGAATCGGTGCATCCTTCACAAGATTTCAGACAATGCTACTGAAAGATGCCTTTGTTTTCAATTTTTCTACAGACGGTAGAAATCTTGTCTTAAGCTATGGTCCTTGCCAG TTTCCCACATTGGGATTTGTTGTTGAACGTTATTGGGAGATATTGGCTCACGAACCTGAAGAATTTTGGAAGATACAGTGTTCACATACAACTGACGAAGGCACTGCAAACTTTAATTGGAT GCGTGGGCATTTATTTGATTACACCTGTGCAGTATTACTTTATGAGATGTGTGTCCAAGAACCCATTGCAACT GTCACAAAAGTTAGACAACAGGAGAGGCTCAAATACCCTCCTCACCCTTTAAACACTATTGAGCTAGAAAAACGAGCTTCACGCTATTTCAGGATGAGttctgaacaaaccatgaag ATTGCAGAAGACCTGTATCAATCTGGTTTCATAAGTTATCCTCGTACAGAGACTGATTCCTTCTCAACACGGACTGACTTGTGT ATACTTGTACAAGAACAACAGGGGCATCCTGTGTGGGGCCCATATGCACAAAGGCTGTTGGATCCTTCATCTGGACTATGGAGGAACCCAAGTAGCGGTGGGCATGATGACAAAGCCCATCCTCCGATCCACCCAACTAAGTTTTCGCCAGGAGAATCTGGATGGAGTGAGGATCATCGA AAGCTGTATGAGTTGGTTGTTCGTCATTATCTGGCATGTGTTTCACAACCTGCTGTTGGAGCTGAAACTACAGTTGAAATAGACATTGCCGGTGAGATGTTTTCAGCATTGGGAAGGACCATACTTGCT AAAAATTATTTGGAGGTCTATCGATTCGAATCATGGGGTGGATCACTAATCCCAAGCTACACATTTGGACAGCAG TTCACTCCAACATCAATGACTCTTGACTCAGGGGTTACAAGACCACCACCTCTTTTAAGTGAATCGGATCTTTTAGATCGTATGGACAAG GCAGGCATTGGTACAGATGCTACAATGCATGATCATATCAAAAAGCTGACAGATCGGTTTTACGCTACTAAAGAGGCCTCACATTTCAAACCAACTAATCTT GGGGAGGCATTGGTTATGGGATATGACGATATGGG GTATGAACTTTGGAAGCCGTATCTGCGTAGTATGATGGAAGAGGACATGAAAGCAGTTAGTGTTGGCAACAAGAGGAAAGATGATGTTCTTGCAACTTGCTTACAACAAATGAAGGCTTGTTTCTTAGAT GCCAGGTCAAATAAAGTCAAACTTTTCCAAGCCTTGGAAATTTTCTTTGACAGAACAAATAGAACTGGTGGTGATGAGCTACATAACTTTGGACAGCTTGTGCGGAGATGTGATGCCTGCCATGACTCAGATATGGTTCTAAGAAAGAGACcg GATGGAAAGTTCATGATTGGTTGCGCAGCTT TCGTGCAGTGCCGAAATGTTATCTGGCTTCCTGGATCCATATCAGAAGCGGTGGTTACCCCAACTGTTTGTAGTACTTGCACTCCAG GACCAACTTTTAAGATTCAGTTTACATTTCGCCGACTGGAAATACCTCCAAACTTCAATGTCAATCACTTAG GTTGTGTTGGCGGATGTGATGATGTTATGATAGAGCTTATGTCTGGCTCTGGATATCGCAACTTTTCAAGCGCACCAG CGAGGGGAAGAGGAACCACTGTGCCTTCTAGAAGCACTACACCGAATAACCAGTCGGATGCCACTTGCAGTTTCTGTCACCAAACAGGACATGCTTCAAGTGATTGTTATTCACTAACTTCTCAAAACCGTAGTGCTCGATCGCAGCGATCTCAGCGAGTCAACTCTGAAAATG GCGATTCACCAATTCCTTGCCCTAATTGTGGTTCAACATGCCTCTTAAAAACTGCCAACACCGAGAGTAATAGGGGAAGAAAATTCTACTCTTGCCAGACACAGGGTTGCAAGTTCTTTGT ATGTTGGGAAGATAGTGTCCCCGCTACAAGAGGTGGGGGCCACTACTCCAACAATGGCAGCAGTTCATCTACAACTACCAGCAGGAGgggtggtcgtggtggtggtcgtggcggCGGTCGAGGTGGAGCAAATGGCAGTGATGTGAGATTTGTATCAGCCACAGGTGACCCTGTTTCAGGCCGAAGCTGCTTTATTTGTGGTGATCCATCACATTTTGCAAATGTCTGCCCAAATCGTGGTGTGCGAAACTGA